A stretch of the Sphingosinithalassobacter tenebrarum genome encodes the following:
- the sdhC gene encoding succinate dehydrogenase, cytochrome b556 subunit yields MAVSIVHRATGSGLATVGTILFVWWLAAAAGGPDSYAAFVNVFTLESGGLNVLGWILGLGLTLSVFQHMMSGVRHLFLDQGANFELKGNRTTALLTFFCSLVLTLAFWFFMLEKFNG; encoded by the coding sequence ATGGCGGTTTCCATCGTGCACCGCGCAACCGGCTCCGGCCTGGCGACGGTGGGAACGATCCTGTTCGTATGGTGGCTTGCCGCCGCTGCGGGCGGGCCGGACAGCTATGCAGCGTTCGTAAATGTCTTCACGCTCGAATCGGGCGGTCTCAACGTGCTCGGCTGGATCCTCGGCCTCGGCCTTACGCTCAGCGTGTTTCAGCACATGATGAGCGGCGTGCGACACCTGTTCCTCGATCAGGGCGCCAATTTCGAACTCAAGGGTAACCGCACCACCGCGCTGCTGACTTTCTTCTGCTCGCTGGTGCTGACGCTCGCATTCTGGTTCTTCATGCTGGAGAAATTCAATGGGTGA